TATTTGACTTGCTCAATGTTTAGAGAAGTAAGGTTTCTTTGCACCTCATCGATCACCACGTTAAGAAAATCTTTCGTCTCTTCTATTTGATCTCTGCCCGTGCTGTCGACTACAAGCACAAGCCCCGCTATTTCTTGGAACCAGTGTTTCCATAATGGAAACcactgaaatattttattaaattaccCATCATCAGGTATGCTCGTAATGTTTCTAAAATTAGTAACTTTCTCTTACCATGTAACATTGTTGGCCGCCCATTTCCCAAAAGCATAAGTTTGAATCCTTGTATTTTACACTTTCCACATTCAATCCTAGAAACAATGATCCGTTTTAAAGGAATTCATAGAGAAGACTAGATTCAagatcagaaaaaaacaaagagtgaTAAAGAGACTTACCAACAGTAGGCATGGTTGTGGTAAGGGTTTCTCCGGTTTTGAATTTGTGCATTATTGATGATTTTCCGGTACCGCCGAGACCAAACAACACGATCCTCGCTTCTTCTTGGTGAAAAAAACCGGCAAATGGCTTTCCCAGAGTCGTCCCCATTTTTTTCTGGTTCTTGCAACGAAGTTGACTTTTTTTGGCTTTGGAAAATATGAATCACAAGGAGAGTCCTTGAGAGAGTTTTTCAAAGTCAAGTGGTGGTTAAAGCTTAAGAGTTCAGAGTTGTCTAGTCTGTTTCAAGATCCGAGGAATCACAATCAAAAGTCATCTGGTTGACTTTTGGATTATTAGTTGTCCgattcatatttgtttatgcAACTAGTTGCGTATTTGTTATAATCTTTATATTTGACTAGATAACAAATCTGGTCAGCAAAAAAGGTTTAAAGTAATGATCTTCTTAAACAGATAATTATACAacacataaaatttaaacaaacttTGCAATATTCAATTCTTACAgaatgataaattttattggttttggttttgctcTAAAGAATTACGGTTTACCGAATCAATCCCATCTGACAGGATGTTTTGCCTCACGattcttttgagtttattcattttaaagttaattatCGGACATTTTAGTTAAATGAAGGATTTAATAATCACAACGCTAACAAATGAAACATGGacaattaaaaatagattaaaactAATTGCTACTACAATGCAAGATTAAGATCTAAAGCCTTGTCTTCGTTTCGCTCTTctgtttgatcttcttcttgttccacctttgtattttcttccttgtgaTCCGAAACAAACATCAATGGCGGCTTCAAACCCGTACGACACTGAGAGAAATCCTCCGGCTGAAACGCCGGAACTACTATACCGGACCTTTCTCCGCCGTTAGATTTCCTCCTCACGACGCCAGAATTTTCAGCTAACTCTTCTCGTCTACGTTTCCGTGCTTCTTGATAGTGTTTGATAAGCTTAAAGAACgtatcaatcttcttctcttcttcctcttcttcgtcttctcttaCTCTCTTATCAACCCTGATCGTCTCTTTGCTCTCCACATTCTCATCCTTGCTCATGGTCTCTAGGGAATAATTGTATAAACTAAATTGTTTAGGATACATTTAGAGAAAGTGATTGATTTTGGAGAGTGAAGAAGGCAAATAATCCTTTTCGTCTGATGACTTTcttttaaaggaaaaaaattagTCATCACGAAACTTCTtagaaaaagactaaaacaCCCTGTCCCCACCTCTTTTACTCTTTAGTCCTTTTAGTTTCCTAGTTACAATTTAAACcacaaaaaacgaaaattggagatatttttccaagttagTTAGGATATTTAATTTCGAAACTTTATAAATGGGTTTTTTGGTTCCCTGTAAATTCAAAATAgtaatcataatttttataattgttaaaaaaggGACCAGGggtaaaagagtaaaagaacGCGGAGATATCAACGTTAAAATTACGTCAGATGATGATGTGTTTGGGATGACAACGTGACATGAAGCGGTTACGAGATGATGTCACAATGATGACGTAATCTATACAACACTAATCTACTTGGATATACttttgaaataaagaaagactCTAATCATCAAAAACTTGACTTGATGCGTTTACTTTACTCGTGGTTGGTCTTGGAGAGATATTCTAGTAGATCCGAGTGTACAGCACTCTATTACTATCAACCGTTAGATCTAATATTTCAGGcatatgtttttgaatctaaGGATGGAGAATACCATAATGCTTGAAAAGGTTGATATATTAACGTACTATTTTACTATTAAATTGTGAATGATGAGgttatataaaagatttgtCGAATAAAATCTCATATTGTCGGCCACTTGtatgtaaattaaattaatttgtatatgtGAAATTTGTGTGGAACAATTGGATTCCAACGAAGAACATTTTTTCCCctatttttggtattttaaatGAATGGTAATTAGATTACCTCTATTGATgttacataaacaaaaagaaactagattttaacccgcggtatatcgcgggacgatttatttttaaaaataatatatattaaaacttgcaaattttatttttataaaatatttatattttacagtttataattgttattaagtaacgctataccacgaattcatgagacaattgttaaaaaaactgaagttttgacccctattaaaacagcatattaataatattttaaaattttataaatattgattcaaatacatccaccatataacccaattccaaaataaaacacgttctgtaatttctttaggcgtcccatgatttttttttaaagtagtaatttttaaaatttaagaattattttttatatataaaagttttgcaaattgtatcattctctaatacatttatattttatagtttaattttatatatagtaacattatacataccacataacatttttggttttatataattttttctaaattaggatgatttgatatgtttaatattagtggtcttaaaattaatgatttaacccatattgaaacggtggattaattatattttacttttttattaatgttgattcaaaaactcGTCCCTCCATgttgactctgaattataatctaaacattttagctaataacataagagtgcaccatatttatttaataggggaatgtaccatatgacctGAATgcatttttatccaaatccaccaaaacattcttgcaaaaatactatagagataagaaacgatagtcggttttgatagatataagattagcaaatatattagttagcttaaattagttaaagaatacaaattaaaaaggtatattacactttattcaaatatagtatcaaaacttatataacacagagatttgataattttttaattgttgaatactttttttttgtgctaatttttatgtgattaagatttaattgatttcatatataaaatattaaattgacttatttgtttataagtTGGTAAcatatagatatttgaatattcagtatattttgcttcagtttaagaaatctttgatgacccgtctttagattcaataagccctataatctagaGATTAAtctgcagtataccgcaggtaggcttatattttagttaaagtaaaaacttttattgtaaagatgatttaaaaatatatgatattattttatttgattttaaatgtatagtaaactgtgagttgtatatgttttgttgatattatctatattgtttagtgtttaagattatacacttgtagtttgattgttaatttaagagtttcacatgtagtataccatcttatattaatatcgatctaaacccgtcaattttaggattttccagcttgtattaaaaattgaatcacatctaatatgttattaactattgtagtatataagattataaattttcaatataatatgtatgaaattgaatataaatatttcaaatttatgttccgttactcagtagaaaattttcttaaatctatttttcacccgttataatattatttcatgtattgaacagtttatattcgtttttaaaaattcaaattatagCATCTgcaaaaaaactctaattatgatgatattatttttccgtaaaaatagaatcatataaagatgagaagtgaactataataattaataaaaaattaatatgataatttagataccaaatataatttgttgattttaattggttacttttttggaaattaataacgtattttgtttttctaattaaattaaattaattaaaatatagatatcaaatcttatatgttgattttgattggctattatttttggaaattaataatgtatttcgttttttaattaatttaattaattaaattagtatttgactttttaatccttaaagagataaattaatttactctttaaaattttatttctaatggcatacctatgtaattacttacaaaaattaaggttacataaaatatacttcccaaataatatagtaggatctCTGTTTTTCCacagttaatttttttgtgtgaaagGTTTtattagttagtttttttttttgaatattgagACTCACTGTTCGTTTCTTTGGATGACcgaattttttattattattttttgatacagacaggaaaaaaggaaatattcTTCACATGggatatgttttggtttaggaggtcaatgtttttatattcaataCCGAAAGAAAGAATTGAGAAATAGAAGCCCAATGTGTT
This sequence is a window from Arabidopsis thaliana chromosome 1 sequence. Protein-coding genes within it:
- the ARFD1A gene encoding ADP-ribosylation factor D1A (ADP-ribosylation factor D1A (ARFD1A); FUNCTIONS IN: GTP binding; INVOLVED IN: N-terminal protein myristoylation; LOCATED IN: intracellular; CONTAINS InterPro DOMAIN/s: ADP-ribosylation factor (InterPro:IPR006688), Ras GTPase (InterPro:IPR001806), Small GTPase SAR1-type (InterPro:IPR006687), ARF/SAR superfamily (InterPro:IPR006689); BEST Arabidopsis thaliana protein match is: ADP-ribosylation factor D1B (TAIR:AT1G02430.1); Has 8047 Blast hits to 8044 proteins in 397 species: Archae - 6; Bacteria - 20; Metazoa - 3487; Fungi - 1271; Plants - 1683; Viruses - 3; Other Eukaryotes - 1577 (source: NCBI BLink).); amino-acid sequence: MGTTLGKPFAGFFHQEEARIVLFGLGGTGKSSIMHKFKTGETLTTTMPTVGLNVESVKYKDSNLCFWEMGGQQCYMWFPLWKHWFQEIAGLVLVVDSTGRDQIEETKDFLNVVIDEIQGSVPDNAPVLVYGNKHEVPGAMSASEISNKLDLTSLRKKNWQRNWHVQSSCAFSGDGLHEGLDWLLKNAERM
- the ARFD1A gene encoding ADP-ribosylation factor D1A, with translation MGTTLGKPFAGFFHQEEARIVLFGLGGTGKSSIMHKFKTGETLTTTMPTVGLNVESVKYKDSNLCFWEMGGQQCYMIQGSVPDNAPVLVYGNKHEVPGAMSASEISNKLDLTSLRKKNWQRNW
- the NIMIN1 gene encoding NIM1-interacting 1 (NIM1-interacting 1 (NIMIN1); FUNCTIONS IN: protein binding; INVOLVED IN: regulation of systemic acquired resistance, defense response to bacterium, negative regulation of transcription; LOCATED IN: nucleus; EXPRESSED IN: 20 plant structures; EXPRESSED DURING: 13 growth stages; BEST Arabidopsis thaliana protein match is: systemic acquired resistance (SAR) regulator protein NIMIN-1-related (TAIR:AT4G01895.1); Has 50 Blast hits to 50 proteins in 12 species: Archae - 0; Bacteria - 0; Metazoa - 5; Fungi - 2; Plants - 35; Viruses - 0; Other Eukaryotes - 8 (source: NCBI BLink).), whose product is MYPKQFSLYNYSLETMSKDENVESKETIRVDKRVREDEEEEEEKKIDTFFKLIKHYQEARKRRREELAENSGVVRRKSNGGERSGIVVPAFQPEDFSQCRTGLKPPLMFVSDHKEENTKVEQEEDQTEERNEDKALDLNLAL